In a genomic window of Jaculus jaculus isolate mJacJac1 chromosome 8, mJacJac1.mat.Y.cur, whole genome shotgun sequence:
- the LOC101610410 gene encoding cell division control protein 42 homolog, producing MQTIECVVVGDGAVGKTCLLISYTTNKFVSEYVPTVFDNYAVTVMIGGEPYTLGLFDTAGQEDYDRLRPLSYPQTDVFVVCFSVVSPSSFENVKEKWVPEITHHCPKTPFLLVGTQIDLRDDPSTIEKLAKNKQKPITPETAEKLDRDLKAVKYVECSALIQKGLKNVFDEAILAALEPPEQKKSCRCVLL from the coding sequence ATGCAGACAATTGAGTGTGTTGTTGTGGGTGATGGTGCTGTTGGTAAAACATGTCTCCTGATATCCTACACAACAAACAAATTTGTATCCGAATATGTACCAACTGTTTTTGACAACTATGCAGTTACAGTTATGATTGGTGGAGAGCCATACACTCTTGGACTTTTTGATACTGCAGGGCAAGAGGATTATGACAGACTACGACCGCTAAGTTATCCACAAACAGATGTATTTGTAGTCTGTTTTTCAGTGGTCTCTCCGTCATcatttgaaaatgtgaaagaaaagtgGGTTCCTGAGATAACTCACCACTGTCCAAAGACTCCATTTTTGCTTGTTGGGACCCAGATTGATCTCAGAGATGATCCCTCCACTATTGAGAAACTTGCCAAGAACAAACAGAAGCCTATCACTCCAGAGACTGCTGAAAAGTTGGACCGTGATCTGAAGGCtgtcaagtatgtggagtgttctGCTCTTATACAGAAAGGCCTAAAGAATGTGTTTGATGAAGCAATATTGGCTGCCCTGGAGCCTCCAGAACAGAAGAAGAGCTGCAGGTGTGTGCTGCTGTGA